In one Neobacillus sp. WH10 genomic region, the following are encoded:
- a CDS encoding YneF family protein — translation MGYYILVGILALAAGVALGFFIARKYMMSYLKKNPPINEQMLKMMMMQMGMKPSQKKINQMMSAMNKQGGK, via the coding sequence ATGGGTTATTACATTCTAGTTGGTATACTAGCATTAGCAGCTGGTGTAGCACTAGGATTTTTCATTGCTCGTAAATATATGATGAGCTACTTAAAGAAAAATCCGCCAATCAATGAACAAATGTTAAAAATGATGATGATGCAAATGGGAATGAAGCCTTCGCAAAAGAAAATCAACCAAATGATGTCAGCAATGAACAAGCAGGGTGGCAAGTAA
- a CDS encoding recombinase family protein — MKAIIYCRVSTNKETQETSLNRQEEELIQLAKHYQFEIDSIIKEQASGYDFEREGILQVLERIKDQQVQALLIQDETRLGRGNAKIALLHCIFKEDVKLYSISHNGELELSESDSMVLKIVSMVEEYQRKLHNVKIKRGMKRAVQQGYKPERNLKNLGESSGRDKIEVPIEQIIRLRKNNLTFADIAATLRGFGYNISKATVHRRYQEYIESQEE, encoded by the coding sequence ATGAAAGCAATTATATATTGCCGAGTCAGCACGAATAAAGAAACCCAGGAAACTTCATTAAATCGTCAGGAAGAAGAACTTATTCAGCTTGCGAAGCACTATCAATTTGAAATTGATTCTATAATAAAAGAACAAGCGAGCGGATACGATTTTGAAAGAGAAGGAATACTACAGGTATTAGAAAGAATAAAAGATCAACAGGTACAGGCTTTGTTGATCCAGGACGAAACGCGGCTTGGAAGAGGTAACGCGAAAATTGCCCTTCTGCATTGTATATTTAAAGAAGATGTTAAACTTTATAGTATTTCCCATAATGGTGAATTGGAGCTGTCAGAATCGGATTCAATGGTGTTAAAAATCGTGAGCATGGTGGAAGAATATCAACGGAAGCTTCATAATGTGAAAATTAAACGAGGCATGAAACGAGCGGTTCAGCAAGGATATAAACCGGAAAGAAATTTAAAAAACCTGGGGGAGTCCTCGGGGAGAGATAAAATTGAAGTACCGATAGAGCAAATTATAAGATTGAGAAAAAACAACTTAACCTTTGCGGATATAGCCGCTACTCTTAGAGGATTTGGTTATAATATTTCTAAAGCAACCGTACATAGAAGATACCAAGAATATATCGAATCTCAAGAAGAGTAG
- the lexA gene encoding transcriptional repressor LexA, with amino-acid sequence MVKISKRQQDILDFIKNEVRSKGYPPSVREIGEAVGLASSSTVHGHLARLESKGLIRRDPTKPRAIEILEVDEAAHIPRNKVVNVPVVGKVTAGIPITAIENVEEYFPLPESLAPADEQVFMLEIMGESMIEAGILDGDYVIVKQQQTANNGDIVVAMTEEDEATCKRFFKEKDYIRLQPENSTMDPIILRNVSILGKVIGVYRHIH; translated from the coding sequence ATGGTAAAAATATCAAAACGGCAGCAGGATATCCTGGATTTCATTAAAAATGAAGTTAGGAGTAAAGGTTATCCTCCTTCGGTCAGGGAAATAGGGGAAGCAGTCGGACTTGCATCCAGCTCAACTGTTCACGGACATTTAGCGAGGTTGGAAAGTAAAGGTCTTATCCGTCGAGATCCTACCAAACCAAGAGCAATAGAAATATTAGAAGTGGATGAAGCAGCACATATTCCAAGAAACAAAGTTGTAAATGTCCCAGTTGTTGGGAAAGTTACGGCAGGTATACCAATTACGGCAATCGAAAATGTGGAAGAATATTTTCCGCTTCCAGAAAGTCTTGCACCCGCTGATGAACAGGTATTTATGTTAGAAATTATGGGTGAAAGTATGATAGAAGCCGGGATTCTTGACGGGGACTATGTTATTGTTAAACAGCAGCAAACCGCCAATAACGGTGATATCGTTGTTGCGATGACAGAGGAAGACGAAGCAACATGTAAGAGATTTTTTAAGGAAAAGGACTATATCCGCCTGCAGCCCGAGAACTCTACCATGGATCCTATCATTTTAAGGAATGTTTCGATTCTAGGAAAAGTCATTGGCGTATATCGACATATTCATTAA
- a CDS encoding methionine gamma-lyase family protein: MFQQLKNGEKLRPIVREVEKQVSAIHKEIDERIEVNQFRVLRSFQNKRVSDSHFIPSTGYGYDDIGRDTLELVYADVFGAEAGLVRPQIISGTHAISIALFGVLRPGDELLYITGKPYDTLEEIVGIRGNGIGSLKEFGISYDHVELTDKGGINWDAVSQKIKANTKLIGIQRSKGYATRPSFTVEEIGEMIKFVKEIKQDVIVFVDNCYGEFVEELEPCHVGADLMAGSLIKNPGGGIAKTGGYIVGKKQWVEACSYRMTSPGIGAEAGASLYSLQEMYQGFFLAPHVVGQALKGAVFTAAMLEKIGMNSSPKWDAKRTDLIQSVQFNDRDKMVAFCQAIQFASPVNSYVTPHPSYMPGYEDDVIMAAGTFIQGASIELTADGPIRSPYVAYVQGGLTYAHVKMAVCLAIDHLAEKGLVEL; this comes from the coding sequence ATGTTCCAACAATTAAAAAATGGGGAAAAACTCCGGCCGATTGTAAGAGAGGTTGAAAAACAAGTCTCTGCAATACATAAAGAAATAGATGAGAGAATTGAAGTCAATCAATTTCGGGTATTAAGAAGTTTTCAAAACAAACGGGTGAGTGATTCTCATTTTATTCCGTCAACAGGTTATGGATATGATGATATTGGCCGTGATACACTTGAATTAGTCTATGCAGATGTCTTTGGAGCGGAAGCAGGACTTGTTCGGCCGCAAATAATTTCCGGTACGCATGCCATATCAATTGCTTTATTTGGTGTTCTCCGTCCAGGAGATGAACTTCTTTATATTACTGGCAAACCATACGATACACTTGAAGAAATCGTGGGAATCCGCGGTAACGGGATAGGCTCATTAAAGGAATTCGGAATTTCCTATGATCATGTGGAACTTACTGATAAAGGCGGAATAAATTGGGATGCCGTTTCTCAGAAAATAAAAGCGAATACGAAATTGATTGGGATTCAGCGCTCTAAAGGGTACGCCACAAGGCCATCATTCACGGTTGAGGAAATAGGCGAGATGATTAAGTTTGTCAAAGAAATCAAACAAGATGTAATCGTGTTTGTTGATAACTGTTATGGGGAATTTGTTGAAGAACTGGAGCCTTGTCATGTTGGTGCGGACTTAATGGCGGGATCTCTGATTAAAAACCCTGGCGGCGGAATTGCTAAGACTGGCGGCTATATCGTCGGTAAAAAACAATGGGTGGAGGCATGTTCTTACCGTATGACATCACCAGGGATCGGTGCTGAAGCCGGGGCTTCCCTTTATAGTCTGCAGGAAATGTATCAAGGTTTCTTCCTTGCACCGCATGTGGTTGGTCAGGCGTTAAAAGGTGCAGTATTTACTGCAGCTATGTTGGAGAAAATAGGAATGAATTCTTCGCCAAAATGGGATGCTAAGAGAACGGATTTAATTCAATCGGTGCAGTTTAATGACCGGGATAAAATGGTTGCTTTTTGTCAGGCAATCCAATTTGCTTCACCGGTTAATTCCTACGTAACACCGCACCCAAGTTATATGCCAGGATATGAAGACGACGTCATAATGGCAGCAGGAACCTTTATCCAAGGTGCAAGCATTGAACTAACTGCAGATGGCCCTATCAGATCGCCCTATGTTGCGTATGTTCAAGGCGGCTTAACCTATGCACATGTAAAAATGGCAGTTTGTCTTGCTATAGATCATTTGGCGGAAAAAGGATTAGTTGAACTGTAA
- the sirA gene encoding sporulation inhibitor of replication protein SirA — protein MRKYQLYLIEDEFAAHYFGRERLFFQLFQEHQTADGELKFITQKQISYITKRVEVLKIHQLIQKQLGKIKGFKADHGAYTIFLSGKLSTARLEVFHDLITVEAEGSYEAETAFFEVLRKCESSFLALDLDHECYGWLKPIKERKFI, from the coding sequence GTGAGAAAATATCAGCTATATTTAATAGAAGATGAATTTGCCGCCCATTACTTCGGAAGAGAGCGATTATTTTTTCAGCTTTTTCAGGAACATCAAACAGCTGATGGCGAGCTTAAATTTATAACGCAAAAGCAAATTTCTTATATAACGAAAAGGGTAGAGGTTTTAAAGATCCATCAGTTGATCCAAAAACAGCTTGGTAAAATTAAAGGCTTTAAAGCGGATCATGGCGCATATACTATTTTCTTAAGTGGAAAACTAAGCACAGCAAGGCTTGAAGTTTTTCATGACTTAATTACAGTTGAGGCAGAAGGCAGCTATGAAGCTGAAACGGCTTTTTTTGAAGTGCTTAGAAAATGTGAATCATCCTTTCTAGCATTGGACCTTGATCATGAGTGTTACGGCTGGTTAAAACCGATTAAAGAAAGAAAATTTATCTAA
- a CDS encoding DUF4257 domain-containing protein, which translates to MLTDIIFSLVIGGSVGIIGHVRKHGKMVMPRKTKRFLYLGFLEELLLGAIAALLLVLYTAPNSFVEITVFSIIAGISGDVVLYRFKLLNQNSEEK; encoded by the coding sequence GTGTTAACGGACATTATTTTCTCTTTAGTGATTGGTGGGTCGGTTGGGATCATTGGACATGTTCGAAAGCACGGAAAAATGGTTATGCCTCGTAAAACGAAAAGGTTCCTTTATCTCGGTTTTCTAGAAGAATTGCTTCTAGGTGCAATTGCTGCTCTTCTCCTCGTTCTGTATACAGCTCCAAATTCATTTGTAGAGATTACTGTTTTTTCTATTATTGCCGGAATCAGTGGTGATGTGGTCCTTTATAGATTCAAATTATTGAATCAAAACAGTGAAGAAAAGTAA
- a CDS encoding LysM peptidoglycan-binding domain-containing protein — protein sequence MKKLWNQYSYAITLIILSCLFAFIFSFQHHTNEQDQFVKVTISEGDTLWGISNQYAKLHSFSNEEFVSWVKKHNENINDQIFPGEEIIIPINRIDSSLTTELASAPGE from the coding sequence ATGAAAAAATTATGGAACCAATACTCGTATGCTATTACACTTATCATTTTAAGCTGTTTATTTGCTTTCATATTCTCATTTCAACATCATACCAATGAACAGGATCAATTTGTCAAAGTAACTATTTCTGAGGGTGATACACTCTGGGGAATTTCTAACCAATATGCCAAACTGCATTCTTTTTCAAACGAGGAGTTTGTAAGTTGGGTAAAGAAGCATAATGAAAACATCAATGATCAAATTTTTCCGGGTGAAGAAATCATCATTCCGATTAATAGAATAGATTCTTCACTAACAACAGAATTAGCTAGCGCCCCAGGAGAATAG
- the glnA gene encoding type I glutamate--ammonia ligase, with product MKKYSREDIKRLASEENVKFIRLQFTDILGTIKNVEIPISQLEKALDNKMMFDGSSIEGFVRIEESDMYLYPDLDTWVVFPWTAEKGKVARLICDIHNSDGTPFGGDPRNNLKRVLKEMNELGFTDFNLGPEPEFFLFKLDEKGQPTLELNDQGGYFDFAPTDLGENCRRDIVLELEEMGFEIEASHHEVAPGQHEIDFKYADALTACDQIQTFKLVVKTIARKHGLHATFMPKPLFGVNGSGMHMNLSLFTNGENAFFEPTGDLQMSDNARHFIAGILKHAPNFTAVTNPTVNSYKRLVPGYEAPCYVAWSAQNRSPLIRIPASRGLSTRVEVRSVDPAANPYLAMAVLLKAGLEGIKNKITPPAPVDRNIYVMSKEERIEEGIIDLPATLAQALEQLKSDEVIVSGLGEHIFEHFVEAKEIEWDMFRTVVHQWERDQYMSMY from the coding sequence ATGAAAAAGTATTCAAGAGAAGACATTAAAAGGCTTGCATCAGAAGAAAACGTAAAATTTATTCGCCTGCAATTTACGGATATTCTTGGAACCATTAAAAACGTAGAGATTCCAATCAGCCAATTAGAGAAAGCGCTAGATAACAAAATGATGTTTGATGGTTCTTCCATCGAAGGTTTTGTTCGGATTGAAGAGTCTGATATGTATTTGTATCCAGATTTAGACACATGGGTTGTCTTTCCGTGGACAGCGGAAAAGGGTAAAGTAGCCCGCCTCATTTGTGATATTCACAATTCTGACGGCACTCCTTTTGGCGGTGATCCGCGTAATAACTTAAAGCGTGTTCTAAAGGAAATGAATGAACTCGGCTTCACAGATTTCAATCTCGGACCAGAGCCAGAATTCTTCTTGTTTAAATTGGATGAAAAAGGACAGCCGACATTAGAGTTAAATGACCAAGGTGGATACTTTGATTTTGCACCAACTGATCTTGGTGAAAACTGCCGCCGTGATATCGTACTGGAGTTAGAAGAAATGGGTTTTGAAATCGAAGCTTCTCACCATGAGGTAGCACCAGGACAGCATGAAATCGACTTCAAATATGCTGACGCTTTAACGGCGTGTGATCAAATTCAAACCTTCAAACTTGTAGTGAAAACCATTGCTCGTAAACATGGCTTGCATGCTACTTTCATGCCAAAACCATTATTCGGTGTTAATGGATCTGGAATGCATATGAATCTTTCATTGTTTACAAATGGAGAAAATGCCTTCTTCGAGCCTACTGGTGACTTACAGATGAGTGACAATGCCCGCCATTTCATCGCTGGAATTCTAAAACACGCACCAAACTTTACAGCAGTAACCAATCCAACTGTTAACTCATATAAGCGGCTAGTACCTGGTTATGAAGCACCATGTTATGTGGCCTGGTCTGCTCAAAACCGTTCACCATTAATTCGTATTCCTGCATCACGCGGTTTAAGCACACGTGTAGAGGTACGGAGCGTGGATCCTGCAGCAAATCCATACTTAGCAATGGCAGTGCTTCTAAAAGCAGGCTTAGAAGGAATCAAAAATAAAATAACTCCTCCTGCACCAGTTGACCGTAACATTTATGTCATGAGCAAGGAAGAAAGAATTGAAGAGGGAATCATTGATCTTCCTGCAACATTAGCTCAAGCATTAGAGCAATTAAAGTCAGATGAAGTGATTGTCTCCGGTCTTGGCGAGCACATCTTCGAACACTTTGTTGAGGCAAAAGAGATTGAATGGGATATGTTCCGTACAGTCGTTCATCAGTGGGAACGTGACCAATATATGAGCATGTATTAA
- a CDS encoding DUF896 domain-containing protein, which produces MLSKEKMARINELARKAKSSGLTDLEAKEQSKLRSEYLATFRSNMLDTLTNTKFIDPEGNDVTPEKLKARKKNSLH; this is translated from the coding sequence ATGCTATCAAAAGAAAAAATGGCTCGAATTAATGAACTGGCAAGAAAAGCAAAATCGTCAGGTTTAACAGATTTAGAAGCAAAAGAGCAATCTAAATTAAGAAGTGAGTATTTGGCAACTTTCCGCTCTAATATGCTTGATACATTAACAAATACAAAGTTTATAGATCCTGAAGGTAATGATGTAACACCTGAAAAACTAAAAGCAAGGAAGAAAAATTCACTTCATTAA
- the tkt gene encoding transketolase — MFNTIDDLSVTSIRTLSIDAIEKANSGHPGMPMGAAPMAYTLWTRIMNHNPKNPHWFNRDRFVLSAGHGSALLYSMLHLSGYNLTMDDLKQFRQWGSKTPGHPEYGHTEGVEATTGPLGQGIAMAVGMAMAERHVASVYNKDKYELVNHFTYSICGDGDLMEGVSAEAASLAGHLKLGRLVVLYDSNDISLDGDLNKSFSESVKERFQAYGWQYLRVEDGNNLEEILKALEEAKSDLDRPTMIEVRTVIGYGSPNRAGTSGVHGSPLGANELKLTKEAYKWTFEEDFHVPQEVYDNFQKLIVETGTKKEKEWSDLFAQYKKEYPELATQLEQALKNELPEGWDKDVPVYPEGKSLASRASSSEVLNGIAKNLPTFIGGSADLAGSNKTMIKGSKDYMPGAYEGRNFWFGVREFAMGAAMNGIALHGGVKVFGGTFFVFSDYLRPAIRLAALMGLPVTYVFTHDSIAVGEDGPTHEPIEQIAALRAMPGLSIIRPADGNETAAAWKLAVESTNKPTALVLTRQDLPTLKGTDTNAYEGVSKGAYVVSPSEKETPDALLLATGSEVSLAVEAQKTLVGEGIHVSVVSMPSWDRFEQQSQEYKNSVLPKNVKKRLGIEVGASLGWHKYTGDEGDVLAIDKFGASAPGEKIMEEYGFTVNNVVERVKALLQQ; from the coding sequence ATGTTTAATACTATTGATGATTTATCTGTTACTTCGATACGGACTCTCTCCATTGATGCAATCGAGAAGGCAAACTCTGGACATCCTGGGATGCCAATGGGTGCAGCACCAATGGCTTATACATTATGGACTCGCATAATGAATCATAATCCAAAAAATCCTCATTGGTTTAACCGTGACCGGTTTGTTTTATCTGCTGGCCATGGCTCAGCATTGCTTTACAGCATGCTTCATTTATCCGGTTACAATTTAACCATGGATGACCTAAAACAATTCCGCCAATGGGGAAGTAAAACACCTGGACACCCTGAATATGGCCACACTGAAGGGGTTGAAGCTACAACTGGTCCGCTTGGTCAAGGGATTGCAATGGCTGTTGGAATGGCAATGGCAGAACGCCATGTTGCTAGCGTTTATAATAAAGATAAATATGAACTTGTGAACCATTTTACATACAGCATTTGTGGTGATGGTGATTTAATGGAAGGTGTATCCGCAGAGGCTGCATCACTTGCAGGACATTTAAAATTAGGTCGTTTGGTTGTCCTTTACGATTCTAATGATATTTCTCTTGACGGTGACTTAAATAAATCATTCTCTGAAAGTGTCAAAGAACGTTTTCAAGCATATGGCTGGCAATACCTTCGTGTAGAAGACGGTAATAATCTTGAAGAAATCCTAAAAGCACTTGAAGAAGCAAAAAGTGACTTAGACCGTCCTACTATGATTGAAGTAAGAACAGTAATTGGTTATGGTTCGCCTAATCGTGCCGGAACATCTGGTGTACATGGTTCACCACTAGGTGCCAATGAACTAAAGCTTACAAAAGAAGCTTATAAATGGACATTTGAAGAAGACTTCCATGTACCACAAGAAGTATATGATAACTTCCAAAAACTAATTGTTGAAACTGGTACGAAGAAAGAAAAAGAATGGAGCGACCTTTTTGCACAATATAAAAAGGAGTATCCTGAACTAGCAACTCAACTTGAACAAGCATTAAAGAATGAACTTCCCGAAGGATGGGATAAAGATGTTCCAGTATATCCTGAAGGAAAAAGCCTTGCAAGCCGTGCTTCATCAAGCGAAGTGTTAAACGGTATTGCGAAAAACCTTCCAACTTTCATCGGTGGTTCTGCGGACCTTGCTGGTTCAAATAAAACGATGATTAAAGGTTCAAAAGACTATATGCCTGGAGCTTATGAAGGCCGTAACTTCTGGTTCGGCGTACGTGAATTTGCGATGGGCGCTGCGATGAACGGTATTGCCCTTCATGGCGGTGTAAAAGTATTTGGCGGAACATTCTTTGTGTTCTCTGACTACTTGCGTCCAGCTATTCGTTTAGCTGCTCTAATGGGATTACCGGTTACCTATGTATTTACCCATGACAGCATTGCTGTTGGGGAAGATGGTCCAACACATGAACCAATCGAACAAATTGCAGCATTACGTGCAATGCCTGGTTTATCTATCATTCGTCCTGCAGACGGGAACGAAACAGCTGCTGCTTGGAAGCTTGCGGTTGAATCAACAAACAAACCAACAGCACTCGTATTGACTCGTCAGGATTTACCGACATTAAAAGGAACCGATACAAATGCGTACGAGGGAGTTTCAAAGGGAGCATATGTTGTTTCTCCATCAGAAAAAGAAACTCCAGATGCATTACTATTGGCTACTGGTTCAGAAGTTAGTCTTGCTGTTGAAGCACAAAAAACCCTTGTTGGAGAAGGTATTCACGTTTCTGTTGTCAGCATGCCTTCATGGGATCGCTTTGAACAACAATCCCAAGAATACAAAAATTCTGTGCTTCCAAAGAATGTGAAAAAACGTCTAGGAATTGAAGTGGGCGCTTCCTTAGGCTGGCATAAATATACTGGTGATGAAGGCGATGTATTAGCAATTGATAAGTTCGGAGCTTCTGCACCAGGTGAAAAAATCATGGAAGAATACGGCTTTACAGTTAATAACGTAGTAGAACGAGTAAAAGCACTTTTACAACAATAA
- a CDS encoding MerR family transcriptional regulator, producing MSGKEIRRSMPLFPIGTVMQLTELTARQIRYYEEHQLISPARTEGNRRLFSLNDIDRLLEIKDLIDQGVNMAGIKQLFLVKEQQSNVLEQQTEKAKRDLSDDELRKLLRNELLHSGRLNRSSLRQGDISRFFH from the coding sequence GTGAGTGGAAAAGAAATTCGCCGATCCATGCCACTGTTTCCCATCGGAACCGTCATGCAGCTAACAGAACTAACTGCCAGGCAAATCCGCTATTATGAAGAACACCAATTGATTTCTCCAGCAAGAACCGAGGGGAACAGGCGACTATTTAGTTTAAATGATATTGATAGACTGTTAGAAATTAAGGATCTAATTGATCAAGGTGTCAACATGGCAGGGATCAAGCAATTATTTTTAGTAAAAGAACAGCAATCAAATGTGTTAGAACAACAAACGGAAAAAGCAAAACGCGATCTGTCTGATGATGAGCTTAGAAAGCTTCTGCGTAACGAATTATTGCATTCAGGCAGATTAAATCGGTCATCCCTAAGACAGGGCGATATATCACGTTTTTTCCATTAA